A stretch of the Macaca mulatta isolate MMU2019108-1 chromosome 14, T2T-MMU8v2.0, whole genome shotgun sequence genome encodes the following:
- the LOC106993403 gene encoding uncharacterized protein LOC106993403, whose amino-acid sequence MDWRERPGCRIAQQQRSQKRQGVHTVCSMGRPAGVQVTILNPSPCGVFPILNLETAVQWQEKDLQSHTDVASLMTPDGLACLPLGLRHHILRKPKLHAEATIDVLANSPSFSCQTYE is encoded by the exons ATGGACTGGAGGGAGAGGCCTGGATGTAG GATCGCTCAGCAACAAAGGAGCCAGAAAAGGCAAGGTGTACACACCGTGTGCAGCATGGGCAGGCCTGCAGGTGTGCAG GTCACCATCCTTAATCCTTCTCCCTGTGGGGTCTTCCCTATCTTGAACCTGGAGACAGCTGTGCAGTGGCAAGAGAAAGACCTTCAGAGCCACACTGACGTGGCCTCCCTGATGACCCCTGATGGCCTTG CATGCTTGCCCTTGGGACTCAGACACCATATTTTGAGGAAGCCCAAGCTACATGCAGAGGCCACTATAGATGTTCTGGCCAACAGCCCAAGCTTCAGCTGCCAGACATATGAATAA